Proteins from one Candidatus Atribacteria bacterium ADurb.Bin276 genomic window:
- a CDS encoding DNA polymerase III subunit delta, whose protein sequence is MEKTTFQKWITSDIPNNQYFFLISLNISRHFWEQYYFPQIKTKFKTNIVYRVENEKTWKEMEAERMLPKLFPEKEIILLDGISEKGALEIAQKKSIPDNLIFLFLNEGELTKPWTNVTIIHVGFGEKEFYQWIGKTAGEKFSGLPAAVIKSLYKYWREYNLGEEDIMGFIRQTELLPKRTPLDVELFFEKSEKTLLFRFLDALSDRDTQLATKYFCSLQKINYPSSLLVSMIARRFRLMAQVLITGVENQDLWKKNRVSPFEIRKIKTYSKKFSPSEITNLFYALRHMDRLLKTTNSDFSILMLDFIDQISVRTPTLHPQLKQSVSSLNGI, encoded by the coding sequence ATGGAAAAAACGACTTTTCAAAAATGGATAACGAGTGACATTCCCAATAACCAGTATTTTTTTCTTATTTCTCTCAATATCAGTCGTCATTTTTGGGAGCAGTACTATTTTCCACAGATAAAAACCAAATTTAAAACCAATATCGTCTATCGAGTAGAAAATGAAAAAACCTGGAAGGAAATGGAAGCGGAAAGAATGCTTCCTAAGTTGTTCCCAGAAAAGGAAATAATTCTTCTTGATGGGATTTCAGAAAAAGGTGCTTTAGAAATTGCACAAAAAAAATCTATTCCTGACAATTTAATATTTCTTTTTTTAAACGAAGGTGAACTAACCAAACCATGGACGAACGTCACAATCATTCATGTCGGGTTTGGTGAAAAGGAATTTTACCAGTGGATTGGAAAAACCGCCGGAGAGAAGTTTTCTGGCCTCCCTGCAGCAGTGATCAAAAGCCTATATAAATATTGGAGGGAATACAATCTCGGAGAGGAAGATATCATGGGTTTTATTCGTCAAACCGAACTCTTACCGAAACGAACGCCATTGGATGTAGAGCTCTTCTTTGAAAAAAGTGAAAAGACTCTTTTATTTCGATTTTTAGATGCCCTTAGTGACCGTGATACTCAACTTGCTACCAAATATTTTTGTTCTCTTCAAAAAATTAATTATCCTTCTAGTCTCCTCGTATCGATGATTGCCCGCCGCTTTCGTTTGATGGCACAAGTTCTAATAACTGGAGTAGAAAACCAGGATTTGTGGAAAAAGAACCGAGTGAGTCCTTTTGAAATTCGAAAAATTAAAACCTATAGTAAAAAATTTAGCCCATCCGAAATAACGAACTTATTTTATGCTCTTCGTCATATGGACAGGCTACTCAAAACCACCAATAGCGATTTTTCCATTCTGATGTTGGATTTTATCGATCAAATTTCGGTTAGGACTCCGACACTTCATCCTCAGTTGAAACAATCAGTTTCTTCCCTAAACGGGATTTGA
- the rpsT gene encoding 30S ribosomal protein S20, with translation MPNIKSAIKNLRQSQKRRIQNLSVRSSTKTTVKKYLQLIEAGKIEEAREYLPVVQKQLDMAATKNVFHKNKSSRIKSRLGKKLIVSTEDEVSES, from the coding sequence ATGCCAAATATAAAATCAGCTATTAAAAACTTAAGACAAAGTCAAAAGAGAAGAATTCAAAATCTCAGTGTGAGAAGTTCAACCAAAACTACAGTTAAAAAATATTTACAATTGATTGAAGCTGGGAAAATTGAGGAAGCCCGAGAATACTTACCGGTTGTTCAAAAGCAACTGGATATGGCTGCAACCAAAAATGTTTTTCATAAAAACAAATCTTCCCGGATCAAATCCCGTTTAGGGAAGAAACTGATTGTTTCAACTGAGGATGAAGTGTCGGAGTCCTAA